A window of bacterium genomic DNA:
GCTGTTCCGGATGACCATCCGCAACGAAAACGCGGGATCGAAAGCATAGCGGTCCCCGGAGACGGAGGTGCGACCTCCGTTTTGCCTTGCCGACAACAGGGGAAGTGGCCGCAGGGCCACCGACCGGAAGAAGAGGCGTTCCATGACCAAGGCGGAATTGGTGGACCTGATCTCGTGGCAGACCGGGGTCAGCAAGAAGGACACGGGGACCATCGTCAACCTCATCCTCGACAACATCGGCCAGGCCCTCGTGCAGGGCGACAAGGTCGAACTGAGGGGCTTCGGCAGCTTCAAGGTGAAGACGCGCCGGTCCCGGCAGGCCCGCAACCCGCGCACGGGCGAGTCGGTGCAGGTGCCGGCGAAGCGGGTGCCGTATTTCAAGACCTCGAACGAGCTGAAGGGCCGCATGAACGGCGACCTCGAGGACGGTCAGGACTGACCCTCGTGGGGCCTGGGACCGGTTTTCCGGTTGTGTCGGGCAACACCATGGCCTATCTTGGTCGTTCTCCGCGGCACGGGGACCTCTGGCTCCTCCGTGCCCAGTCGTGTGTTCCGGGAGGGCCCGGAGCCGGTCCCGAGGATGGAAAGGCGGGTGAACATGCCTAACGGGCGTAAGCGCAAACGCAAGAAGATTGCGACTCACAAGCGCAAGAAGCGGTTGCGTAAGAACCGTCACAAGAAGAAGTAGCGAGCCAGAGCGGCCGGCGCGACCCTGTGTGGCGCCGGCCGGCGCGCTGAGCGCGTCATCTGCCGCGGGCGGCGCGGCGAACGGCCTGATGCCGTCGCCGGAGCGCCAGTCCGGAGGATCCGGAACCGATCTCGCCGAGGGAGTGCAGGGATGGCTGACCACAACGAACGGCGGCGGGCCCAGCGGGTCGACGCCAACCTGAATCTCGAGGTCAAACTGCCCCAGGCGGACGGCTCGATTTCGACGGCCAGCCTCGAGACGATCAACATCAGCACCTCCGGCGTGTACTTCCGCTCCGACCACTTCATCGAGCCCATGACCAAGCTGGGCATGGAGCTCGAAGTCACCGTACCCGCCGCGGACGGCGGAGCGCCGGGGTCCGCGCTGGTGCCCTGCGAGGGCCTCGTCGTGCGCTCCAATCCCGAGGCCGCGGTGGCCGGCTGCACCGACTACGAGATCGCCGTTTTCTTCACCCACATCGAAGCCGACGGCATGGCCAACCTTGAGCGGCACATCGCCCTGCTCCTGTCCGATCTCGACTGATTCCCGCCCCGGATTCTCCCGCGTGGGCCCCTTTTGGGGTCAAGGCGCCGATTTGCCGGTCGATAACCCGGACAAGACATCCGGGTCCCGCCGCGGGGTCCCGAGCCCGTCATCCGCCCGAAAGACGACCCATGGCCGAGGCGAAGGAACGCACGATCCTGGTGGTGGACGATTCGCCGCCCACCTGCCTGTACCTCAAGCGCGTCCTCGAGAAGCGCGGTTACGAGGTGCTGACCGCCGGTGACGGCGCCACGGGCGCCCGCATGGCCATGGAGAACCTGCCCGACCTGATCCTGCTGGACAAGGAGATGCCGGGCATGCACGGGTTCGACGTCAGCCGCATCCTGCGCCGGCACCAGGACACGCGGGGCATCCCCATCCTCATGATCTCGTCCGAGGACAAGACCTCCGAGAAGATCATGGGTCTGGACATGGGCGCCGACGACTTCATCACCAAGGGCATCAACGGCGAGGAGCTGTACTCGAAGATCCGCGCCTTCCTGCGCATCAAGGACCTGCAGGACAAGCTGCGCCACCAGAGCGACAAGCTGAACCAGATCTTCCGCTTCCTGCACGAACCGGTGGCCATCTGCAGCCACGACGACAAGGTGCTGCTGAGCAGCCAGGTCTTCCTGAGCCTGCTGCGCATGCCGCGCGAAGTGGCCCAGTTCAAGT
This region includes:
- a CDS encoding integration host factor subunit beta; this translates as MTKAELVDLISWQTGVSKKDTGTIVNLILDNIGQALVQGDKVELRGFGSFKVKTRRSRQARNPRTGESVQVPAKRVPYFKTSNELKGRMNGDLEDGQD
- a CDS encoding PilZ domain-containing protein encodes the protein MADHNERRRAQRVDANLNLEVKLPQADGSISTASLETINISTSGVYFRSDHFIEPMTKLGMELEVTVPAADGGAPGSALVPCEGLVVRSNPEAAVAGCTDYEIAVFFTHIEADGMANLERHIALLLSDLD